Genomic DNA from Actinomycetes bacterium:
AGACGCACTACCTGCGCGTGTACCTGGCCCAGCTGCGGCGCAAGCTCGAGCCCGAGCCAGGCCGACCGCGCTACCTGCGGACCGAGCCAGGGCTGGGCTACCGGCTCGAGGTCGGCCCGCAGCCCTGAGCCCGCGTCAAGATCAGCCGTCGACGCGTCAAGGACCTGACAGCACATCCACCCAGCTGAGCCGACTCGGG
This window encodes:
- a CDS encoding winged helix-turn-helix domain-containing protein, which gives rise to THYLRVYLAQLRRKLEPEPGRPRYLRTEPGLGYRLEVGPQP